The genomic interval TTCCTCTGACACCATATCTAGTATGTCTTTAAAGAACTTTTCTTCACTTTTTGAAATCTTTTTTTTCTTTTTTAATCCAATAATATTTTTTAATACATTAGACATATTATAAATATTTCCTTCTTTTATTGTTCTTGTATATAATTTATATCTATCTAGCCACTTCCCTGACAAATCCTCATATGGATGATTAAATATTTCAATTATCTCTAAACACTCTTCTTCGCTTATACATTTCCTTATACCCTTAGAACCTCTTGCTTCTACAGGTACCATAGTTATAATATCACTTGTTAGTTTTATAATATAATATTTATTAATATCACCATAAACTTCTCTTTCCTCTATATTAATAACTACTCCTGCGCCAAAACTTGGATAA from Clostridium cylindrosporum DSM 605 carries:
- a CDS encoding CarD family transcriptional regulator, whose product is MLYIGDKVFYPSFGAGVVINIEEREVYGDINKYYIIKLTSDIITMVPVEARGSKGIRKCISEEECLEIIEIFNHPYEDLSGKWLDRYKLYTRTIKEGNIYNMSNVLKNIIGLKKKKKISKSEEKFFKDILDMVSEEIALVLNINIDNIKMSIIKGDKNFMTN